The segment CGAGAACGACCAGCCCCTTCGCGAGACCCAGCTCCTTGAGCTTGGCCACGCCGTCGCGGGTCTTGCCCGATGCCACCGCGAAGTCAGCCACCACCTTCAGCCGCTCCTGACGGACCAGCTCGGAGAGGATCGAGGCCATCGCGGCGCGATACATTTTCTTGTTCAGCTTCTGCGAAAAGTCCCGGGTGCGCGCGGCGAAAACCTTCCCGCCACCGGTCCACAGCGGACTGCGGATCGTACCGGCCCGGGCGCGGCCCGTACCTTTCTGGCGAAACGGCTTCGCACCACCGCCGCTCACGTCGGAGCGCGTCTTCTGCGCACG is part of the Thioalkalivibrio sp. K90mix genome and harbors:
- the rplD gene encoding 50S ribosomal protein L4, with the protein product MQVTTADTGASVELSPVCFERDFNESLVHQSVVAFLAGQRQGTRAQKTRSDVSGGGAKPFRQKGTGRARAGTIRSPLWTGGGKVFAARTRDFSQKLNKKMYRAAMASILSELVRQERLKVVADFAVASGKTRDGVAKLKELGLAKGLVVLAEADDMTARALGNVPHIDVVDVAGINPANLVGAETVVMTEAAIRKVEEWLA